A stretch of the Flavobacterium sp. 5 genome encodes the following:
- a CDS encoding gamma-glutamylcyclotransferase family protein, whose product MQKLFAYGTLQHEDVQQDLFGRILEGTPETLVGYELNEIQIEEEFGIVHYPIIKETENSNDTINGTLYEVTQSELRQTDLYEGLHYKRVEVHLQSNQNAWAYSAAI is encoded by the coding sequence ATGCAAAAATTATTCGCTTACGGTACCTTACAACATGAGGATGTACAACAAGATCTTTTTGGTCGTATTCTTGAAGGAACCCCAGAAACATTAGTAGGTTATGAACTAAACGAAATTCAGATTGAAGAAGAATTTGGAATCGTGCATTACCCTATTATTAAAGAAACCGAAAACTCAAATGACACCATTAATGGAACCTTGTACGAAGTAACGCAAAGTGAACTTCGTCAAACGGATCTCTATGAAGGATTACATTACAAACGTGTAGAAGTACATTTGCAATCTAATCAAAATGCGTGGGCGTATAGTGCTGCAATCTAA